In Mesorhizobium sp. 113-3-3, a genomic segment contains:
- a CDS encoding dihydrolipoamide acetyltransferase family protein, producing the protein MGEHIIKLPDVGEGVAEAELVEWHVKVGDIVREDTVLAAVMTDKATVEIPSPVDGEILWLGAEIGDTVAIGSPIVRLKVPGEGNVKPQGGEAEAVAAEPPAKLPTPKPEAAPVAKTAPKAAAPEAKSTPTVSKDIGKTFVSGAPRPEGEKPLASPAVRLRAKEAGIDLRQVAGSGPAGRIGHEDIEAFLARGPQVAKASGLARNDAVEDIKVVGLRRKIAEKMTLSKSRIPHITYVEEIDVTALEELRAALNKEKRADRPKLTLLPFLMRAMVKAISDQPQLNSLFDDEAGIIHQHGGIHIGIAAQTPSGLVVPVVKHAEARDIWDCGAEVNRLAEAAKSGTATRDELSGSTITITSLGAMGGIATTPVINHPEVAIIGVNKMMVRPVWDGTQFIPRKMMNLSSSFDHRVIDGWDAAVFVQRIKALLETPALIFVD; encoded by the coding sequence ATGGGCGAACACATCATCAAGCTTCCCGATGTCGGCGAAGGCGTCGCCGAGGCCGAACTCGTCGAATGGCACGTCAAGGTCGGCGACATTGTGCGCGAGGACACGGTGCTTGCCGCCGTGATGACCGACAAGGCGACGGTCGAGATCCCGTCGCCCGTCGATGGCGAGATCCTGTGGCTGGGCGCCGAGATCGGCGACACGGTAGCGATCGGCTCGCCCATCGTGCGGCTCAAAGTGCCGGGCGAGGGCAATGTGAAGCCGCAGGGCGGCGAGGCGGAAGCGGTCGCCGCCGAGCCACCGGCCAAGCTTCCGACACCGAAGCCCGAGGCCGCGCCGGTCGCGAAGACCGCGCCAAAGGCCGCCGCTCCGGAAGCGAAATCTACGCCTACCGTTTCGAAAGACATCGGGAAAACGTTCGTTTCCGGCGCGCCGCGCCCGGAGGGTGAAAAGCCGCTGGCGTCGCCGGCCGTGCGGCTGCGGGCGAAGGAGGCCGGCATCGATCTCAGGCAAGTCGCGGGAAGCGGTCCGGCCGGGCGCATCGGCCATGAGGACATCGAGGCTTTCCTGGCGCGCGGACCGCAGGTGGCCAAGGCTTCGGGTCTTGCCCGCAACGATGCGGTCGAGGACATCAAGGTGGTCGGCTTGCGGCGCAAGATCGCCGAGAAGATGACGCTGTCCAAGTCGCGCATCCCGCACATCACCTATGTCGAGGAGATCGACGTCACGGCACTCGAGGAGTTGCGCGCAGCGCTCAACAAGGAGAAGCGCGCGGACAGGCCGAAGCTGACGCTGCTGCCGTTCCTGATGCGGGCCATGGTCAAGGCGATATCAGACCAGCCGCAGCTCAATTCGCTGTTCGACGACGAGGCCGGCATCATCCACCAGCATGGCGGCATCCATATCGGCATCGCCGCGCAGACGCCGTCCGGGCTGGTGGTGCCTGTCGTCAAGCATGCCGAGGCGCGCGACATCTGGGATTGCGGCGCCGAGGTCAACAGGCTGGCCGAGGCGGCCAAGTCCGGCACGGCGACGCGGGACGAGCTCTCCGGCTCGACCATCACCATCACCTCGCTCGGCGCCATGGGCGGCATCGCGACCACGCCGGTCATCAACCATCCGGAAGTGGCGATCATCGGCGTCAACAAGATGATGGTGCGGCCGGTGTGGGACGGCACCCAGTTCATCCCGCGCAAGATGATGAACCTGTCGTCGAGTTTCGACCATCGGGTGATCGACGGCTGGGACGCGGCGGTGTTCGTGCAGCGCATCAAGGCGCTGCTGGAAACGCCGGCGCTGATCTTTGTGGATTGA